A segment of the Alkalispirillum mobile genome:
TCGCGGCGTTGCAGCCGGTCGGATATCTCGTCGAAGGTCGGGTCCGGCTCGTAGGCCTGCCACAGCGGCTCGGCACGCCCCCGGGGCGTGTAGTAGTAGCTGAAGTTCTCCGCCTGATCGCGCTGGATCAGGGTCGAGACCCAGGCCCCGGTATAGATGTGCCAGCGCCCGCCCGCGGGGTCTCCGGCGATCCAGATCCGCGAGGCCTCCTCGGCGGTGCGGTAGAGCCGTTCCACCTGGAAGCCCTCCGCCTCCAGCAGATTGCCCAGGTAGTCGCCGATGCGGCGGCGCTCATCGTCGTTGCGGATGAGCAGGGTAAGCCGGACCGGCTCGCCCTCGTAGTACCACTGATCCTCCCGCCATTCCGCGCCCAGCCGCCCCATCTCGTGGCGGATCACCTCCCGGGCGCGGGCCGGGTCGTGGCCGTAGCGCAGTTCCAGCTCGCGGGCGGTCTCCGCCAGGCGGGCGTAGTCGGGGAAGGCGGTGCTCAGCGGCAGGTACCGGGGCACTGCCAGCCCGCCGTAGATCTCCTCGGCGATGTGGCGGCGGTTGACCAGCCAGTTCAGCGCCTCGCGCATGGCGGGCACGGCGAAGGGGTTCAGCCGGCCATCGCTGAACTCCGGGCCATAGGGGTTCAGGGTCAGCTCCACGGCGGTGCCGTAGGAGAGGTCGTGGGCGGTGGCGGCGGAGTCGCGCAGGCGGTGGAAGAGCGCCGGGCGGGTGATGCCCTGGGCGAAGACCTGGTGGCTACCGCGCTCAATCAGCCCGGTGACCTGCCCCACGTCCCGCTGTTCCGTGAAGACCACCTCGTCCACCAGGGCGCCGGTGCGCGCCTCCAGGGCGGCATCGTCCGCGGGCTGGCCCCGGTCCACGCCGCCCCCCTGCTCCCCGGCCCCACCGGCAAGCCACAGCACCAGTGCCAGCAGCGCCAGCAGCGCTAACAGGGGAAGCAGGCCTCGTCTGAATGGGGGCAAACGCCGTCACCTCCGAATGCAAACCCGGTCAATGGGCCCGCCCGGTAACGACCAAACGGGCGGCCGCTGCCGATGCGGCCACCCGCTCATGTTACAAGAGACTCGGGCGTTGTATAGCCCCAGGGTGGGCGGTGCCGCACCCACCCGGGCTCAGCAGCTCGGCGCCTGGCGCGGCTCCGCCCGCTCGCCGAAGAAGAAGGGCCGCAGCTTGACCCCTGCCATGTTGCCCAGGAAGGCGAACACCAGCCAGACCCAGCCATGCAGGCTGCCCGAGGCGATGCCGCCGAAGTAGGCCCCGATGTTGCAGCCGAAGGCCAGGCGGGCCCCGTAACCCAGCAGCAGGCCACCGATGACCGCCGCCATCAACGGCCGGAACGGGATCCGCAGGCTCGGGGCGAAACGCCCGGCCAGCGCCGCGGCCAGCAGTGCCCCCAGCACGATGCCGAAGTTCATCACGGAGGTGATGTCGGCGAACACGCTGGTCTGCAGGGCGGCGGCATTGGCCTCGCTCTGCCAGTAGGCCCACTGGGTCACGTCGATGTTGATCAGCTCGAAGAACTTGGCCCCCCAGAGGGCAAAGGCGGCGGTCACGCCCCAGGGCCGGCCGGCCAGCACCAGGGTGATGAAGTTCAGCACCGCCAGGGCCACCGCTCCCCAGATCAGCGGCCAGGGCCCGCGCAGGAACCGACGCCAGCCCTGGTTGGCGCTGGTCTTGGGTGCCTCCAGGCTGCCGTGCCGACGCCGCTCCAGCAGCACGGTCAGGCCGTAAATGGTGGCGAACAGCGCGAAACTGAGCGCGATACCGCCAGCCACCCCCAGGCCCTCGACCACGGACACGGCTTCAAACGCCGGCTGTTGAAACCACCAGTCCACGTGGTGCGTGGCGATGACCGACCCGAGGATGAAGCCGATCAGGGTGACCACCATGCGCACGTTGCCGCCCCCGGCGGTGAACAGCGTGCCGGAGGCGCACCCGCCGCCGAGCTGCATACCGATACCGAACAGGAAGGAGCCCACCACCACCGATACACCAATGGGGAAGACAAAGCCGCTCACCTCATTTCCGAAGGCGCTCCCCGTGTGCAGTACCGGGAAAAACAGCACCACCGCCAGGGCCAGCATGACCATCTGCGCCCGCAGGCCCTGCCCGCGCCGCTCCGTGATGAACACTCGCCATGCGCCGGTGAAGCCGAAGGCCGCGTGATAGAGCACAACACCCAGTGCGCCACCCACCAGGAAGAGCGTCGCCTGGGTCAGGTCAATGGCCTGCCCCAGGTAGAGGGTCCCGACCACCAGCAGGGCGAGGGCGAGCCAGCCCGCCGGGTTCATCGGGCCGACCGTTTTCGGGATTGCGGAGGAGACGGCAGACATGTGGGGCTCCAGAAGTGTTGGGATCACGTGCGATCGTTGATGGCCGGCATACTAATCGGAGCGCACCACTCATGTGAAAGGATTCTAATTTTTATATTAATAGCCTCGAAGAATATAAAATGTCACTGACATGACCTTGGACGGCATACTGGCATCGCCCAGACTGGGGAGAGAGCAGCGGAACTGCCTCGACGCCCCGTGATCCAACACCCAGACACCCGATAACAGGATGGCCCGATGGCAAAACGTTTTTCGATCCTCGCCTTAGCGCTCTCGTTGCCACTGCTGGCGTGGCCACTCGCCGGCCACG
Coding sequences within it:
- a CDS encoding YeeE/YedE family protein: MSAVSSAIPKTVGPMNPAGWLALALLVVGTLYLGQAIDLTQATLFLVGGALGVVLYHAAFGFTGAWRVFITERRGQGLRAQMVMLALAVVLFFPVLHTGSAFGNEVSGFVFPIGVSVVVGSFLFGIGMQLGGGCASGTLFTAGGGNVRMVVTLIGFILGSVIATHHVDWWFQQPAFEAVSVVEGLGVAGGIALSFALFATIYGLTVLLERRRHGSLEAPKTSANQGWRRFLRGPWPLIWGAVALAVLNFITLVLAGRPWGVTAAFALWGAKFFELINIDVTQWAYWQSEANAAALQTSVFADITSVMNFGIVLGALLAAALAGRFAPSLRIPFRPLMAAVIGGLLLGYGARLAFGCNIGAYFGGIASGSLHGWVWLVFAFLGNMAGVKLRPFFFGERAEPRQAPSC